CTGTCCTCCCCCGAGCAGTACAAGGAGCGCTACCCGCTGACCTGGCCGCTGGCCGCCGGCTTCGGCCGTCACTCGTGGGCGTTCCTGCCGCTGACGGTGGCCGGCCGCACGATGGGCGCCTGGATGGCCGCCTTCGCCTATCCGGTGGCGTTCACCCCGGACGAGCGGTCCGTGCTCACGACGGTCGCCCGCATGCTCGCCCAAGCCCTCACCCGGGCCGGCGCGGCGGAGACCCAGCGGGAGCTGACCGACGGCCTGCAACGCTCCATGCTCCCCACCCTCGGCCCCGAGATACCGGGGATGACCCTCGCCGCCCGCTACATACCGACCGGCGGCGGCCTCCAGGTCGGCGGCGACTGGTACGACATGATCCCGCTGCCCAGGGGACGGTTCGCCCTGGTCATCGGTGACGTCCAGGGCCATGACGTCCGCGCCGCGGGCCTCATGGGCCAGCTGCGCATAGCCGTACGGGCGTACGCCGCCGAGGGCCACCGCCCCGACGCCGTGCTCTCCCGCGCCTCCGGCTTCTTCCACGGCCTCACCGCCACGGACGGCGGAACCGGGACCGACGCGCGGTTCGCCACCTGCCTGTACATAGAGGTCGACCCGGTGACCGGTGTCCTGACGGCCGCCCGGGCCGGGCACCTGGACCCGGCGATCCGGATGGCCGACGGCACCGTGCTGGTGCGCGCCACCTCCGGCGGCCTGCCCCTGGGCATCGACCCGGACGCCGACTACCCCACCACCCGGCTCGCCCTGGAACCCGGCGAGGCGCTGATGCTGTGCACCGACGGCCTGCTGGAGACCGGCGGCCATGACCTCGACACCGGCTGGCGGCGCGTCCGCAAGACCCTCGAGACACACCAGGGCGACTTGGAGGAGCTGGCCGACGCCCTGGTCCAGGCGGTCCACGGCCCTTCCTCCCACCACACCACGGGGCCTCTCGCCGACCGCCGCGAGGACGACATCGCCGTGCTGCTCCTGTGCCGCCAGGGCGAAGGCGGCTGCGGCCCGGCTGCCGCCCTGGTACCGATGCGGCAGCCGGTGCGCCGCTCGATGCTGACGGTCGCGCAGGCCGAGCCCGAGCGGATCGCGGCGGCCCGGCAGCAACTGCGCGAGCTGCTGCACGACTGGACCTGCGAGGAGCAGGTCGACTCGGCGGTCCTCCTCGTCTCCGAGACCCTGACGAACGTCCTCGTCCACACCGACGTCGACGCGCTGCTCGTCGCCGAGGTCACCGGCGCCCCCGGCGAACGCCGGCTCCGCATCGAGGTCACAGACACCGGCGACGACCTCCCGCACATGCGCCGCCCCGGCGAACTGGCCTCCTCGGGGCGCGGCCTGGTCCTCATCGAACTGCTCGCGGACACCTGGGGGGTGGCACCACGAGGCAAGGGCAAGAGCATCTGGTTCGAGCTCGTCGAGCCCCAGGAGACCCACACACCCTCTGGATCCCACAAGCCCCACGAGCCCCGGCATCACGAGCCTTACGCGTCCTCCGCCGAGGGTGGCTCCGACGCGTACCCGCCGGAGACATCCTCGTCGGAGACGGGTTCGCCGGAGACCTCGTAGCGCCCCCGCAGCTCGTGCACGACCCCGAAAGCGGCGGCCGTCACGGGGACGGCCAACAACATGCCCAGGATGCCGGCCACGGAGGCCCCGGCCGTGATGGCGACCATCACCACCGCCGGATGCATCTGCACGGTCCGGCTCTGGATCATCGGCTGAAGCACATGCCCCTCCAGCACCTGCACGGCGAGCACCACCCCGAGCGCCCACAGCGCGATCACGAAGCCGCGGTCCGCGAGCGCGACCAGCACGGCGACGGCCCCGGAGAGGAAGGCGCCGAGATAGGGGATGTAGGCACCGACGAAGACCAGGGCGCCCAGCCCGACCGCGCCCGGCACATCGAGGACGAGCAGCCCGATCGTGATGCAGACGGCGTCGATGAAGGCGATGAAGGTCGTACCGCGCATGAACCCCTCCACCGCGCGGAAGGCCCGCCGGGCCATGGCCTCCAGGGTGTCGCCGGTCCCGCGCGGAGCGACCGACCGCAGCGTGCCGACGGCCCGGTGCGAGTCCCGCAGGAAGAAGAAGACGAGCAGCAGCGCCAGCACGGCCATCGCGATGCTCTCGCCGACGACGCTGACCCCGCTGATGACGTTGGAGGCGGCCGTCCCCCCGAACTTGGTGAGCAGTTCCTTCGCGTTGGACGCGAGGTCGTCGAGCGAGGTCCCGGCGGCACCGAAGTGCTCGGCCACACCCCGCGACGCCGACCTGAGCGCGGCGACGATCTGATCCCCGCTGTCGATCAGCGCGGCGACGACGATGTACACGGCACCGCCGACCACGGCGACGACGGCGACACACGTCAGCCCCGCCGACAGCGACCGGGGCACCCCGGCCCTCACCAGCCTCCGGTACAGCGGCCTGAGCAGCGCGGTCCCCAGCAACGCGAGCAGGACGGGCGTGACGGCCGTACGAAGCTCGGCGCACAGCCGGATCCCCACGTACCCGACACCCGACGCCAGAAGGATCACGGCGCACCAGGCGGCGAACCGGCGAGCGGGGACGGGGAGCAGGTGCACGGGTCCAGCGGATCACGGAAGCACCGGGTTGTCCTGACCTGACGGCCGCCCGGGTGAGGGGACATGACTCGGCCTCAGAATCGAACACCCGCTCCTGAAGGGTGAACATCCTTGCCTACGCGGCCCGTTGTCGTGGCATATGCCTACCGTCCGAGACGGAGGTGATGCTCGATGTACGAGCAGAACAACACACCGCCGCCGGACCGGTCGGCGGCACGGCAGGACGCGATCGATGTCAACGACTTCGTGTTCGCGGCGACGGGGGCGCGGCTGCGGAGGCTGACGCTGCCGCATGGGGAGCACTGGTTCGTGGCGGCGGACGTGGCTACGCAACTCGGGTACGCAAACACGCGCCAAGCGCTCCTTGCTCATGTTCCAGCAAACTGTCACACAGCACTGAGCGATCTTGCTCGAAGTGTCTATGGAGCAGACGCTTCACGCAAGATTGCAGTTCACGGGCTCAAGAAGTCGATGAGGATGGTGAACCTAAAAGGGCTCATCAGCCTCGTCAACGGTTGCAGCAAACCCGAGTGCGCACCATTCAAAGCCTGGGTCGACGAAGTCATCCAGACCGTCCAACAGCAGGGCTCCTACTCCCTGGAACCGGCCCCCGGACGACCCGCCCCCGTCGGCGGTACCGCGTACGTCATGCCCGAGCAGGTCGTCGAAGCCATCGTGCGGCTCGAGGAGCGCAACCTGTATGCGGACGAGATGCTGGCGGCCGCCACAGGGGAGCGCAACGACCTGCTGCGGCAGATCACCGACAGCCAGAACAGGATGGCCGACGCGCTGAGGGACATCGCCGAAGCCCTCAGGCGGCCCGGCCACAGCGCCCCCACGCCTGGACTGACTGCCCAGCAGCTTCTCGACACGTGGAAGAAGAGGCACCTCCTCGTCACGGATGACGTGCACACAGTCGCCGCCGTCCTCGCCCCGGCACTGGCGCGTGGTGAGGCCCGCTACCGCGTCGAGGAGATCGCCGCCCGGACCGGTATGTCGCAGGATCGCGTCCACGACTGCCTGCGCATGCTGCTCAAGCGCGGCTGTATGCGGCAGACCGGCTGCTCCACTGACGGAGCGCCCGTCTACGTACTGCCGTAGCGGCGTCACCGCGAGATGGGACAGGCCCGAAGTCGCAAACCAACGTTGCGGCTTCGGGCCTTGTCACACCGTAGCGGTTGCGGCGGGGCCGGGGGGCTAGATGCCCTCCGCCGTCATCCCGTGCACCGCCGGAATCGTGCCCAGGCGGCCCTTCTGGAAGTCCTCGAAGGCCTGCTGGAGCTCGTCCCTGGTGTTCATCACGAACGGGCCGTAGTGGGCCATCGGCTCACGGATCGGCTGACCACCGAGGAGCACGACCTCCAGGTCGGGCGTGTGGGAGTCCTGCTTCTCGTCCGCGCGGACCGTCAGCGAGGAGCCCGCGCCGAAGACCGCCGTCTGCCCCATGTGGATCGGGCGGCGCTCGGCGCCGACCGCACCGCGACCCGCCAGGACGTACGCGAGGCCGTTGAAGTCCTCGCGCCACGGAAGAGTGAGTTCCGCACCCGGCGCGAGGGTCGCGTGGACCATCGTGATCGGGGTGTGGGTGATGCCGGGACCGGCGTGACCGTCGAGCTCGCCCGCGATGACGCGCAGGAGCGCACCGCCGTCGGGGGAGGCGAGCAGCTGGACGCTGCCGCCGCGGATGTCCTGGTAGCGCGGGGCCATCATCTTGTCCTTGGCCGGCAGGTTCACCCACAGCTGGAGGCCGTGGAAGAGACCGCCGGACATGACCAGCGACTCCGGCGGCGCCTCGATGTGGAGGAGGCCCGAGCCGGCCGTCATCCACTGGGTGTCGCCGTTGGTGATGGTGCCGCCGCCGCCCTGGCTGTCCTGGTGGTCGAAGATCCCGTCGATGATGTAGGTGACGGTCTCGAAGCCGCGGTGCGGGTGCCAGGGGGTGCCCTTCGGCTCGCCCGGCGCGTACTCCACCTCGCCCATCTGGTCCATCATGATGAACGGGTCGAGGTGGCGGTAGTTGATCCCGGCGAACGCGCGGCGCACCGGGAAGCCCTCGCCCTCGAAGCCGCTGGGCGCGGTCGTGACGGTCAGCACGGGACGGGCGACAGCGTCGGCCGCCGCCGTGACGCGCGGCAGGGTCAGCGGGTTCTCGACGGTCACTGCAGGCATGTCCGTACCTCCTTGGGCGATGTGCGTCCCAGTTTAGTTGAGCATTGAACTTTCTGCCACCCGTAACGACGGGAACCCGGAGGACATTCCCATGAGGAGACGACCGCGAGAGACCGATGCGCGGGGCGCACGGGGGCACAGGGCGTACAGGGCGTACAGGAGGGCGCTGGGATGCGACCCCCGGGGAACCCTATGACATGACTTTGACAATCAGGGGCTGCTCCTGGCCCGCGGGAAGCCATCCCGGCAGCGCACGGTGAGAAACCCGGGCAGCGCACGGTGAGAAACCCGGGCAGCGCACGGTGAGAACCGGAGCCGCGGCGAAACGGGGCCGCGGAGAACCGGAACCGGCGAGAAGCAGAGGAGACAGGGAGAGGAGGACGGGCGGCTGCTCAGCCGTACATCCGCCGCATCGCGAACTCGACCATCTGCTCGACCGCCTTCGCGTCGAACACCATCCGGTGCTCGCCCTCCATGTCCAGGACGAAGCCGTAGCCGGTGGGCAGCAGGTCGATCATCTCGGAGCCGGTGATCACGAAGTACTTGGACTCCTTGCCCGCGTACCGGCGCAGCTCCTTGAGCGAGGTGAACATCGGGATCACCGGCTGCTGGGTGTTGTGCAGGGCGAGGAAGCCGGGATTGTCGCCGCGCGGGCAGTAGACCTTGGACGTCGCGAAGACCTGCTGGAAGTCCTCCGCGGCCAGCTGCCCGGTGGTGAAGGCCCGCACCGCGTCCGCGAGGGACGGCGGGGACGGCTCGGGGTAGAGCGGCGGCTGCTGACCGTACCCGCCGTGGCCGCCGGCCATCGGCTGCTGCGGCGGGGCGTACTGCTGCTGTGCAGCACCGCCGTCCATGGGCTGGCCGTATCCGTACATGGGCGCAAGCGTACCGAGCGCGCCCGGCGGACGGGGCGGTACGGGGGCCCGTCCCGGGCCGGCGTGACGCGTTACGCGTCACAGATGGCCGGATCGGGGTTGCGACTTATTACCGACGGGTAGCATCATCGGTAGCTACTTGTTGGTATCTGAACTAGCGCGAGGATCCCAGTCCCTCGCCGATCTCTCTTTACGGAGCCGTCGCCATGGGGCACTACAAGTCGAATCTCCGCGACATCGAGTTCAACCTCTTCGAGGTGCTCGGGCGCGACAAGCTGTACGGCACCGGCCCGTTCGGGGAGATGGACACCGAGACCGCGAAGAGCGTCCTCGAGGAGCTGACCCGCCTCGCGGAGAACGAGCTGGCGGAGTCCTTCACTGACGCCGACCGCAACCCGCCGGTCTTCGACCCCGAGACCAACTCCGCGCCGGTGCCCGCGTCGTTCAAGAAGAGCTACCAGGCCTTCATGGACTCCGAGTACTGGCGGCTGGGCCTGCCGGAGGAGATCGGTGGCACGACCGCCCCGCCGTCCCTGATCTGGGCGTACGCGGAGCTCATCCTCGGTGCGAACCCGGCCGTGTGGATGTACTCCTCCGGCCCGGCCTTCGCCGGCATCCTCTTCGACGAGGGCAACGACGTCCAGAAGAAGATCGCGCAGATCGCCGTCGACCGGCAGTGGGGTTCCACGATGGTCCTCACCGAGCCGGACGCCGGCTCGGACGTCGGCGCGGGCCGCACCAAGGCGGTCCAGCAGGAGGACGGCACCTGGCACATCGAGGGCGTCAAGCGCTTCATCACGTCCGGTGAGCACGACATGTCGGAGAACATCCTCCACTACGTCCTCGCCCGCCCCGAGGGCGCCGGCCCCGGCACCAAGGGCCTGTCCCTCTTCCTCGTCCCGAAGTACGAGTTCGACTTCGAGACCGGCGAGCTGGGCGAGCGCAACGGCGTGTACGCCACGAACGTCGAGCACAAGATGGGCCTCAAGGCCTCCAACACCTGCGAGATGACGTTCGGCGACCGGCACCCCGCCAAGGGCTGGCTGATCGGTGACAAGCACGACGGCATCCGCCAGATGTTCCGCATCATCGAGTTCGCCCGCATGATGGTCGGCACGAAGGCCATCTCCACCCTGTCGACCGGCTACCTCAACGCGCTGGAGTACGCCAAGGAGCGCGTCCAGGGCTCGGACCTCGCGCAGTTCGGCGACAAGGCCGCGCCGAAGGTCACCATCACGCACCACCCCGACGTGCGCCGCTCGCTGATCACGCAGAAGGCGTACGCGGAGGGCATGCGCGCCCTCGTCCTCTACACGGCCTCGATCCAGGACGCGATCGCCGTCAAGGAGACGAACGGCGAGGACGCGAAGACCGAGCACGCGCTCAACGACCTGCTCCTGCCGATCGTCAAGGGCTACGGCTCCGAGAAGGGCTACGAGCAGCTCGCCCAGTCGCTCCAGACGTTCGGCGGCTCCGGGTTCCTCCAGGAGTACCCGATCGAGCAGTACATCCGTGACGCCAAGATCGACACCCTGTACGAGGGCACCACGGCGATCCAGGGCCAGGACTTCTTCTTCCGGAAGATCGTCCGCAACCAGGGCGCCGCCCTGAACTCGCTCGCCGAGGACATCAAGAAGTTCCTGGCACTCGGCACCGGCGGCGAGCAGCTGGCCGGCGCCCGTGAGCACCTGGCCAAGGCCGCCGTCGAGCTGGAGGCCATCGTCGGCCTGATGCTGACCGACCTCGCGGCCACCGAGCAGGACGTCAAGAACATCTACAAGGTGGGCCTGAACACCACCCGCCTGCTGCTCGCCTCCGGCGACGTCATCGTCGGCTACCTGCTCCTCAAGGGCGCGGCCATCGCCGCCGAGAAGCTGGAGTCGGCCTCCACGAAGGCCCTGTCCGCCAAGGACGTGGCCTTCTACACCGGCAAGATCGCGGCGGCGAAGTTCTTCGCGGCCGACGTCCTGCCGGGCGTCACCCTGGCCCGCAAGGTCGCCGCGGGCGTCGAGCTCGACCTGATGGAGCTGGACGAGGCCGCCTTCTAGCACCCAGAGGCCGCGTTTAAGGACGCATCCGCACAACCGCGCAGCACTCCACATTGTCCTCACGAGGGCCCGCTCCCCATCACAGGGAGCGGGCTCTCGTACGTCGTTAAGGTGAACCCATGAGCGCACCCTCCCGCTTCGACCGCGGCCACACCGACGACCTCATGACGTTCCTGACGGCGAGCCCGTCGCCGTACCACGCCGTGGCGAACGCGGCCGAACGCCTGGAGAAGGCCGGGTTCCGGCAGGTCTCGGAGACGGACGCCTGGGACGCCGAGGCATCGGCGGCCTCCGCCGCGGGGACCGGTGGCCGATACGTGCTGCGCGGGGGAGCGATCGTGGCCTGGTATGTCCCGGAGGGCGCCGCGCCGCACACACCGTTCCGGATCATCGGTGCGCACACCGACTCCCCGAACCTGCGCGTCAAGCCGCAGCCCGACTCCGGGGCGCACGGCTGGCGCCAGGTGGCCGTGGAGATCTACGGCGGTCCGCTGCTCAACTCCTGGCTCGACCGCGACCTGGGCCTGGCGGGCCGGCTGACCCTGCGGGACGGCTCCACGCGCCTGGTCGACGTCGGCCGCCCGCTGCTGCGCGTCCCCCAGCTCGCCATCCATCTGGACCGGGCGGTCAACACCGACGGACTCAAGCTCGACAAGCAGCGCCATCTCCAGCCGGTCTGGGGTCTGGGGGGCGATGTGCGCGACGGCGACCTCATCGCCTTCCTGGAGCAGGAGGCCGGGCTGACCGCGGGCCAGGTCACCGGCTGGGATCTGATGGCGCACTCCGTGGAACCGCCCGCCTATCTGGGCCGTGACGAGGAGCTGGTGGCCGGCCCCCGGATGGACAACCTGCTGTCCGTGCACGCCGGCACGGCGGCGCTGACGGCCGTGGCGACCGGCGGCGAGAGCCTGCCGTACATCCCGGTGCTGGCAGCGTTCGACCACGAGGAGAACGGCTCGCAGTCGGACACCGGCGCGGACGGCCCGCTGCTGGGCAACGTGCTGGAGCGTTCGGTGTTCGCGCGCGGTGGGTCGTACGAGGACCGGGCGAGAGCCTTCGCGGGGACCGTCTGTCTGTCCTCCGACACCGGTCACGCCGTCCACCCCAACTACGCGGAGCGGCACGACCCCACGCACCATCCAAGGGTCAACGGCGGCCCGATCCTCAAGGTCAACGTCAACAACCGCTACGCGACGGACGGTTCAGGCCGGGCGATCTTCGCCGCCGCCTGCGAGAAGGCGGGCGTGCCGTTCCAGAACTTCGTCTCCAACAACTCCATGCCGTGCGGCACGACCATCGGCCCGATCACCGCGGCCCGGCACGGCATCCGCACGGTCGACATCGGCGTGGCCATCCTGTCGATGCACAGTGCCCGGGAGTTGTGCGGTGACGCCGACCCGTACCTGCTGGCCAACGCGCTGGTGGCGTTCCTGGAGGGCTAGCAAGTCGGCGGCCGCGCATGGTAGTCGGACCTCTGGGTACCCGGATCGTGGTGAGCCGGAACGGCCGGTACACCGGACAGGAGGCGACATCATGGGCCTCGGCGGGTGCATCATCCTCATCGCCGTGGGAGCCATCCTCACGTTCGCGACCGACTGGGACATGCAGGGCGTCAACCTCGACCTGGTCGGCGTCATCCTGATGATCGTCGGTCTGATCGGCGTGACGACGTTCAGCAGCATCGCCCGGCGCCGCCGGGTGATGGTGCCTCCGGCCTCGACCACGGTCGTCGAGACGGAGCGGCACCGACGCGGCGACGGCTACAACGACGGCTACGGCGCCTGACCGCGGCCCTGACCCCGATTCGTGGTCAGGCGCCCGGTCCGGCAAGCACCGAGTACATCCGGTCGGCCCCACCCCCCCCTTGGGGCCGACCGGACCTTCCCGGCCTTCGACCGGGCCCGTTCGGGCCTGCCCGCCTGCTGATCGAGCGGGGTGAGCGGCGGCCGGACGTGGTGGCCGCGAGCCGTGGTCCGGGCTCCGCGACGAGTCCGCGCACATGGGTGGGACACCTGGCCGGACTCGGCCCATCGGCCTACCGGCGGCGTTTCGGACCGGCCGCCGGGGAAGCCGTAACGGCATGAGATTCCTCGTGCGCGACCGACTCCTCGGCATCGGTGACGACTACTGGATCGAGGACGACCACGGCAACAAGGTGTACCTCGTCGACGGCAAGGCGATGCGACTGCGGGACACCTTCGAGCTGAAGGACACCCGGGGGCGGGTCCTGATCGACATTCACCAGAAGATGTTCGCCCTGCGGGACACGATGGTGATCGAGCGGGACGGCGAGCCGCTGGCCACGATCCGGCGCAAGCGCCTGTCGCTGCTGCGCAACCACTACCGGGTGGCCCTGTCGGACGGCCGCACCGAACTCGACGTCAGCGGCAAGATCCTCGACCGGGAGTTCGCGGTCGAGTACGACGGCGAACTGCTGGCCGTCGTCTCCCGGCGGTGGCTGCACCTGCGCGAGACCTACGGAGTCGACGTCGTACGGGAGGACGCGGACCCGGCGCTGCTCATCGCGGTGGCGGTCTGCGTGATCCACCTCGCCGACAAGGAGCGGGAGGACTAGGTCCGGCGTCCGGGGGCGGGCAACCCGAGCACCCGGTCCTTCAGGGCCGGGAACTGCTCCCGGGTCGCGGCGACCCTGGACGGATCGAAGTCGACCGTCAGGACCTCCTCGCCGGGACCCGCCTCCGCCAGCACCTCGCCCCAGGGATCGACCACGATCGAGTGACCCGCCTGCGGAACTCCGGCGTGCGTCCCGGCCGTTCCACAGGCGAGCACGAACGCCTGGTTCTCGACCGCCCGCGCTCGGGCCAGCAGCGTCCAGTGCGCCCGGCGGCGCTCCGGCCAGCCCGCGGGGATCACCAGGGTCTCGGCGCCGGCGTCGACAAGACCGCGGAAGAGTTCGGGGAAACGGAGGTCGTAGCAGGTGGCGAGGCCCACGGTCGTCTCCGGGAGGCGGACCGTCACCAGTTCGTCGCCCGCGCCCATCAGTACGGCCTCGCCCTTGTCGAAGCCGAAGCGGTGGATCTTGCGGTAGGCGGCCGCCGGCTCACCGGAGGGGGAGAAGACGAGAGACGTGTTGTAGAGGGGGCCGAGAGGACCCTCACCCGTGGCGGAGCCGCTGGGGGAAGGCGCCCGCTCCGGGATCGAACCCGCGTGCAGCCAGACGCCCGCGTCGCTCGCGGCCTTGGCCATCGCCTCGTACGTCGGCCCTTCCAGGGGCTCTGCCCCGCTG
This Streptomyces sp. NBC_00377 DNA region includes the following protein-coding sequences:
- a CDS encoding carbon-nitrogen family hydrolase; this encodes MRASLIQIAVEEGESVEARRLRVAGLVREQAGAADLVVLPELWTTGAFAYEDFGSGAEPLEGPTYEAMAKAASDAGVWLHAGSIPERAPSPSGSATGEGPLGPLYNTSLVFSPSGEPAAAYRKIHRFGFDKGEAVLMGAGDELVTVRLPETTVGLATCYDLRFPELFRGLVDAGAETLVIPAGWPERRRAHWTLLARARAVENQAFVLACGTAGTHAGVPQAGHSIVVDPWGEVLAEAGPGEEVLTVDFDPSRVAATREQFPALKDRVLGLPAPGRRT
- a CDS encoding AI-2E family transporter, giving the protein MHLLPVPARRFAAWCAVILLASGVGYVGIRLCAELRTAVTPVLLALLGTALLRPLYRRLVRAGVPRSLSAGLTCVAVVAVVGGAVYIVVAALIDSGDQIVAALRSASRGVAEHFGAAGTSLDDLASNAKELLTKFGGTAASNVISGVSVVGESIAMAVLALLLVFFFLRDSHRAVGTLRSVAPRGTGDTLEAMARRAFRAVEGFMRGTTFIAFIDAVCITIGLLVLDVPGAVGLGALVFVGAYIPYLGAFLSGAVAVLVALADRGFVIALWALGVVLAVQVLEGHVLQPMIQSRTVQMHPAVVMVAITAGASVAGILGMLLAVPVTAAAFGVVHELRGRYEVSGEPVSDEDVSGGYASEPPSAEDA
- a CDS encoding DUF6458 family protein translates to MGLGGCIILIAVGAILTFATDWDMQGVNLDLVGVILMIVGLIGVTTFSSIARRRRVMVPPASTTVVETERHRRGDGYNDGYGA
- a CDS encoding acyl-CoA dehydrogenase, coding for MGHYKSNLRDIEFNLFEVLGRDKLYGTGPFGEMDTETAKSVLEELTRLAENELAESFTDADRNPPVFDPETNSAPVPASFKKSYQAFMDSEYWRLGLPEEIGGTTAPPSLIWAYAELILGANPAVWMYSSGPAFAGILFDEGNDVQKKIAQIAVDRQWGSTMVLTEPDAGSDVGAGRTKAVQQEDGTWHIEGVKRFITSGEHDMSENILHYVLARPEGAGPGTKGLSLFLVPKYEFDFETGELGERNGVYATNVEHKMGLKASNTCEMTFGDRHPAKGWLIGDKHDGIRQMFRIIEFARMMVGTKAISTLSTGYLNALEYAKERVQGSDLAQFGDKAAPKVTITHHPDVRRSLITQKAYAEGMRALVLYTASIQDAIAVKETNGEDAKTEHALNDLLLPIVKGYGSEKGYEQLAQSLQTFGGSGFLQEYPIEQYIRDAKIDTLYEGTTAIQGQDFFFRKIVRNQGAALNSLAEDIKKFLALGTGGEQLAGAREHLAKAAVELEAIVGLMLTDLAATEQDVKNIYKVGLNTTRLLLASGDVIVGYLLLKGAAIAAEKLESASTKALSAKDVAFYTGKIAAAKFFAADVLPGVTLARKVAAGVELDLMELDEAAF
- a CDS encoding pirin family protein, which codes for MPAVTVENPLTLPRVTAAADAVARPVLTVTTAPSGFEGEGFPVRRAFAGINYRHLDPFIMMDQMGEVEYAPGEPKGTPWHPHRGFETVTYIIDGIFDHQDSQGGGGTITNGDTQWMTAGSGLLHIEAPPESLVMSGGLFHGLQLWVNLPAKDKMMAPRYQDIRGGSVQLLASPDGGALLRVIAGELDGHAGPGITHTPITMVHATLAPGAELTLPWREDFNGLAYVLAGRGAVGAERRPIHMGQTAVFGAGSSLTVRADEKQDSHTPDLEVVLLGGQPIREPMAHYGPFVMNTRDELQQAFEDFQKGRLGTIPAVHGMTAEGI
- a CDS encoding SpoIIE family protein phosphatase — its product is MRTGEPLPAVGEVLASLATGLWHWDTATGLVTVDAEAARLLGLPPEQAVLTEAQTRARLHPVDWNEITGVIQLAVAEGTLAEVRIRIMDDRGRIVRVVRSRSKPSFDPDKKAYELIGTLQEVTEPTPGTPAGRTAVTGDWRRSREAFLLDAGRALAEARSTEEVLRVAAALSMPGFSPDGLAVFGVEGDRLTIVGHHGHQSGDEEPFTQMSIHTDYPAAEVVRTGRAVYLSSPEQYKERYPLTWPLAAGFGRHSWAFLPLTVAGRTMGAWMAAFAYPVAFTPDERSVLTTVARMLAQALTRAGAAETQRELTDGLQRSMLPTLGPEIPGMTLAARYIPTGGGLQVGGDWYDMIPLPRGRFALVIGDVQGHDVRAAGLMGQLRIAVRAYAAEGHRPDAVLSRASGFFHGLTATDGGTGTDARFATCLYIEVDPVTGVLTAARAGHLDPAIRMADGTVLVRATSGGLPLGIDPDADYPTTRLALEPGEALMLCTDGLLETGGHDLDTGWRRVRKTLETHQGDLEELADALVQAVHGPSSHHTTGPLADRREDDIAVLLLCRQGEGGCGPAAALVPMRQPVRRSMLTVAQAEPERIAAARQQLRELLHDWTCEEQVDSAVLLVSETLTNVLVHTDVDALLVAEVTGAPGERRLRIEVTDTGDDLPHMRRPGELASSGRGLVLIELLADTWGVAPRGKGKSIWFELVEPQETHTPSGSHKPHEPRHHEPYASSAEGGSDAYPPETSSSETGSPETS
- a CDS encoding M18 family aminopeptidase yields the protein MSAPSRFDRGHTDDLMTFLTASPSPYHAVANAAERLEKAGFRQVSETDAWDAEASAASAAGTGGRYVLRGGAIVAWYVPEGAAPHTPFRIIGAHTDSPNLRVKPQPDSGAHGWRQVAVEIYGGPLLNSWLDRDLGLAGRLTLRDGSTRLVDVGRPLLRVPQLAIHLDRAVNTDGLKLDKQRHLQPVWGLGGDVRDGDLIAFLEQEAGLTAGQVTGWDLMAHSVEPPAYLGRDEELVAGPRMDNLLSVHAGTAALTAVATGGESLPYIPVLAAFDHEENGSQSDTGADGPLLGNVLERSVFARGGSYEDRARAFAGTVCLSSDTGHAVHPNYAERHDPTHHPRVNGGPILKVNVNNRYATDGSGRAIFAAACEKAGVPFQNFVSNNSMPCGTTIGPITAARHGIRTVDIGVAILSMHSARELCGDADPYLLANALVAFLEG
- a CDS encoding BRO-N domain-containing protein, with the protein product MYEQNNTPPPDRSAARQDAIDVNDFVFAATGARLRRLTLPHGEHWFVAADVATQLGYANTRQALLAHVPANCHTALSDLARSVYGADASRKIAVHGLKKSMRMVNLKGLISLVNGCSKPECAPFKAWVDEVIQTVQQQGSYSLEPAPGRPAPVGGTAYVMPEQVVEAIVRLEERNLYADEMLAAATGERNDLLRQITDSQNRMADALRDIAEALRRPGHSAPTPGLTAQQLLDTWKKRHLLVTDDVHTVAAVLAPALARGEARYRVEEIAARTGMSQDRVHDCLRMLLKRGCMRQTGCSTDGAPVYVLP
- a CDS encoding SseB family protein, with product MYGYGQPMDGGAAQQQYAPPQQPMAGGHGGYGQQPPLYPEPSPPSLADAVRAFTTGQLAAEDFQQVFATSKVYCPRGDNPGFLALHNTQQPVIPMFTSLKELRRYAGKESKYFVITGSEMIDLLPTGYGFVLDMEGEHRMVFDAKAVEQMVEFAMRRMYG
- a CDS encoding LURP-one-related/scramblase family protein produces the protein MRFLVRDRLLGIGDDYWIEDDHGNKVYLVDGKAMRLRDTFELKDTRGRVLIDIHQKMFALRDTMVIERDGEPLATIRRKRLSLLRNHYRVALSDGRTELDVSGKILDREFAVEYDGELLAVVSRRWLHLRETYGVDVVREDADPALLIAVAVCVIHLADKERED